The proteins below are encoded in one region of Micromonospora sp. R77:
- a CDS encoding TetR/AcrR family transcriptional regulator: LGRYRTAMGQEARRGRLGAEDWARAALDVIGEQGVAAVAVEPIAVRLGATKGSFYWHFPNRDALVTAALARWEQEHTQAVIDGLDEAATPTERVRSILASTVSADPLRARVEVNLLAAADHPLVAPTMDRVVRRRLATLRALFAGAGFAADEADRRAVLAYTTYVGHLQLMVRMPGLMPQSRAARSAYLETALGVITEGT; encoded by the coding sequence GCTCGGACGGTACCGTACGGCGATGGGCCAGGAGGCGCGGCGCGGCCGACTCGGCGCCGAGGACTGGGCGCGGGCGGCCCTCGACGTGATCGGTGAGCAGGGCGTCGCGGCGGTGGCCGTCGAGCCCATCGCGGTCCGCCTCGGTGCCACCAAGGGCAGCTTCTACTGGCACTTCCCCAACCGGGACGCACTCGTCACCGCGGCGCTCGCCCGCTGGGAACAGGAGCACACCCAGGCGGTGATCGACGGGCTGGACGAGGCCGCGACGCCCACCGAACGGGTGCGTTCGATCCTGGCCAGCACCGTCAGCGCCGACCCGCTGCGCGCCCGGGTGGAGGTCAACCTGCTGGCCGCGGCCGACCACCCGCTGGTCGCGCCCACGATGGACCGTGTGGTCCGGCGCCGGCTGGCGACCCTGCGGGCGCTCTTCGCCGGTGCCGGCTTCGCGGCCGACGAGGCGGACCGGCGGGCCGTGCTCGCCTACACCACCTATGTCGGGCACCTGCAACTGATGGTGCGGATGCCGGGACTGATGCCGCAGAGCCGTGCCGCCCGGTCGGCCTACCTGGAGACGGCCCTCGGTGTGATCACCGAGGGGACGTGA